The Paenibacillus beijingensis nucleotide sequence TCACGTTTATCCAGCAGACGAGCGCTCTGCTGAGCGTCAAGATAAGAGCGGCTTACCCGGTCCAGCCCCTGATAAAGACGTCCAATTCCTCCTTCGATCGTTCGCATGCGCTGCAATTCATAAAGCAAGGCACGGAAAGCCGATTGACGCTCGCCCGGTTCCATCGCAGCCGGAAGGCTCAGGATCATAATGCTGCGCTGACTTCGCTCGACGGATAAATATTGGAACGGCATTCGCTGCAACAGCTGTTCCAGAGCGGTCTGCACGTTCATCTCCATCGGGCTTGTCAGCAGTACGGCATAATAGCTGTCTTTCTCCAGACCGAGATACCGCGCCTGCTCCTGAAGCTGGACATTCATTTCCCCGGCCAGTACATCTTCGAGAAAAGCGTCCTTGACCCGCGCCTGCGACTCCCGCACCGCCTCTTTCTTCACCCAATCAAGCGCCAGAACGGTCGCGCTGTATTCGAAGATCAGCTTGCCGGCGTCCACGAATCCTTCCGGCCCCGTCCGGGCGCATAGATAGCCGAGCAGCCTTTCCGCGCCGACAATCGGCGTGACGAGCAACGTACCGCCGCCCTCGGGCAGATCGATGCGCTGCCAATTCCGGTTGCGCTGTACCCACTGCATGGCCGGATGCTGGAGAAAATGGTCCGGCAGCCGGAAATCGCCGCCTTCCGGCAGCTTCGCAACGGGTGTCAGCAGCGGATCATAAACGGCAACGGGCACCTTAATGTTATGGTACAGCGCGGCCAAAATTTCCGGTGTGCCTTGTCCTTTGGCGGCTAGGTGGCTGAGCCGGTTATGGAAATCGATCGTGATCTGCAGCCGCTCATGCTCTTTGCGCAGCGCCTCGTGCGTCATCTGCAATTCGCGGTTCTGCTTCTGCACTTGAAGGAACAACCGGTTCCGCTCCAGAACGACGGCCGCAAGATCGGCGAAGCCCTGGAGCAGAATAAGGTCCTCGTCGCCGAACGGCTCCGGGCTGGCGAAATTGTCGATGGTCAATACGCCGATGCACTGGCCGCCATACATAAGCGGCGCAGCAATGCAGCTGTTCGGATAGTTGGCGTAAATCGTCGAATCGAGATAATACTTATGGTTAAGCTCGGTCATATTGGCCATGGCCGAGCGTATATTCTCTTTCCCGTTAATGAACATCGGCTTTTCGCTCATAAACGTGCGCCCTGAGATCCCCTCTCCCGGCGAGAGACGGGTCATCGCGGATGCAGATTTGTCGAAGCCGATTACCGAGTGCACCGCAAGCTTGCGGATTCGAGCGTCATACAGAAACAGAAATCCGGTATCGGCGGCCGGAATGGCGTCGATGGCCGACTGCAAAATCAAATCCAGCATTTGCTCTTCGTTGATCGACGAAACGATAGTCCGGGCAATACGCATGAGCGATAGAAACGAACGATCTGCCACGGTACCCCCTCCTACCTTTGAAAGTTCAAAATCTTTGCTCTTACTTACTCGAGTCAAACGTAATGCGGCCGCCGGCAATTGTCAGTTCGGCTTGACCGCCTTCGGTAACGGGGTCACCGTCCCAAAGCACAAGATCGGCGTCCTTGCCCGGTTTCAGCGAGCCGGTCCGCTCCGACAAGCGGAGATGGCGGGCCGCATTGAGGGTCAGGCCGCGCCATGCCGCCTCCGCGGAAAGCCCCGCCCGGACCGCCAGCCCGGCCGACATCGG carries:
- a CDS encoding helix-turn-helix domain-containing protein, producing the protein MADRSFLSLMRIARTIVSSINEEQMLDLILQSAIDAIPAADTGFLFLYDARIRKLAVHSVIGFDKSASAMTRLSPGEGISGRTFMSEKPMFINGKENIRSAMANMTELNHKYYLDSTIYANYPNSCIAAPLMYGGQCIGVLTIDNFASPEPFGDEDLILLQGFADLAAVVLERNRLFLQVQKQNRELQMTHEALRKEHERLQITIDFHNRLSHLAAKGQGTPEILAALYHNIKVPVAVYDPLLTPVAKLPEGGDFRLPDHFLQHPAMQWVQRNRNWQRIDLPEGGGTLLVTPIVGAERLLGYLCARTGPEGFVDAGKLIFEYSATVLALDWVKKEAVRESQARVKDAFLEDVLAGEMNVQLQEQARYLGLEKDSYYAVLLTSPMEMNVQTALEQLLQRMPFQYLSVERSQRSIMILSLPAAMEPGERQSAFRALLYELQRMRTIEGGIGRLYQGLDRVSRSYLDAQQSARLLDKRERGRGVIYFGDLGIIRFLIRHNREELEEYLRDVLDPIMAYDREKNTSLLQTLLAFVKNDKDLRSTTQELSIHHNTLYYRIGRIRDLLGYAFDEGDDWFNVKMACHIHRYLGEDENGP